A stretch of Nocardia fluminea DNA encodes these proteins:
- a CDS encoding GTP pyrophosphokinase → MFATAVVDSTDHRIEDAQVGIIDEFIDRFDREYYLYENAAKIAHRQLDEQLNEAGVRCIVSHRVKNAERLRNKCIQRNESNPYDSVDSIFADIVDLAGARVALYFPAERDRVDRAITRKFEILEPRKEFPQNSPHPLNRFFGYSAVHYRVNLRESELDEADKRCAQVRVEIQVASVLMHAWSEVEHDLAYKPMQGDLSSEEKALLDQLNGLVHAGEIALEQLQLAGLRRTHEVEKPFRTHYDLAAHIIGYIEKTQGPNAASPEVGAVDVLHGVLQKLGLATPQACSPYLARLNAGLEKRTLVDQIIDALLDEDISRVRPLTSVREAIGGISGDAPMTSVSEMYIEFIQGWNELDHMLRSRLPVGTKITSTPMTTEVAFDCGIIDREAYHSIHYLRMRRNGYVHSKRKPDTSALEADLHALNRLKKIVGTPPIE, encoded by the coding sequence ATGTTTGCCACAGCAGTCGTTGACAGCACGGACCATCGAATCGAGGATGCACAGGTGGGGATAATCGATGAGTTTATCGATAGGTTCGATCGGGAATATTATCTGTATGAAAATGCAGCTAAGATAGCCCACAGGCAACTCGACGAACAACTCAACGAGGCAGGGGTTCGTTGCATCGTGAGCCATCGCGTAAAAAACGCGGAAAGACTCCGAAACAAGTGCATCCAGCGCAATGAATCGAACCCTTACGATTCAGTTGATTCAATTTTCGCAGATATAGTCGACCTCGCCGGCGCTCGCGTTGCCTTGTATTTTCCAGCCGAACGAGACCGTGTGGATCGTGCCATAACCAGAAAATTTGAAATACTTGAGCCACGAAAAGAATTTCCCCAGAATTCACCACATCCGCTCAACCGATTCTTTGGCTACTCCGCAGTTCATTATCGCGTAAACCTCCGCGAGAGCGAGCTTGACGAGGCAGACAAGCGGTGTGCACAAGTTCGTGTTGAAATACAGGTTGCCTCCGTACTAATGCACGCATGGTCGGAGGTAGAACACGACCTTGCATACAAGCCGATGCAGGGTGACCTGTCGAGCGAGGAAAAGGCCCTATTGGACCAACTCAATGGATTGGTGCACGCTGGTGAGATTGCCCTAGAACAACTGCAACTGGCAGGACTTCGGCGAACACACGAGGTCGAAAAGCCATTTCGGACTCACTACGATCTAGCAGCCCACATAATTGGGTACATCGAGAAAACCCAGGGACCGAACGCGGCGTCTCCAGAGGTGGGTGCGGTAGACGTTCTTCACGGGGTGCTACAGAAACTCGGACTCGCAACACCTCAAGCATGCTCGCCGTATCTGGCCAGACTCAACGCAGGTCTTGAGAAGCGTACCCTCGTCGACCAAATAATCGATGCTCTCCTCGATGAGGATATCTCCAGGGTTCGGCCGCTAACATCGGTACGGGAAGCAATCGGCGGAATAAGCGGCGACGCCCCGATGACCAGTGTGAGCGAAATGTATATAGAGTTCATACAAGGATGGAATGAACTCGACCATATGCTCCGATCAAGGCTTCCCGTAGGAACGAAAATCACGTCAACTCCGATGACAACAGAGGTTGCGTTTGACTGCGGAATAATCGACCGCGAAGCGTATCATTCGATTCACTATCTTCGCATGCGGAGAAATGGCTATGTCCATTCCAAGCGGAAACCCGACACCTCAGCTTTGGAAGCAGACCTGCATGCACTAAATAGGCTGAAGAAGATTGTCGGCACCCCTCCGATCGAATAG